Within Deltaproteobacteria bacterium, the genomic segment TCTGTCTTAGAAATCCATTCTTTGGCCTTGAGAACTTTTTTATTAAAGGCCCCCTGTAATTTTTGATCACTTAAGCTGTTCTTGAGGGTCCCATCCGAAAGGATATTCCCCTCCATATCCATCACATAAATATTAATGATATCGGGGTTGATCCGAGTGTCTTCCAGATGCAGGCGGATGGCATTCGAATCCAAAAAATAGATGTCATTCATTAAGGTTTGTGCGATAAGATCCGTGATCTGCGTGCATTTTTTTTCATAGGTGCTCAAGATGAGTTGCTGACCTTCATGAATGGAAAATAAAGAAATAGCTCCACCGACAATGAGAATCAGCAAAAAAGTATAAGCAATCAGTTTTAAACGAATGCTGGTCTTCATTGGAAATTGAATTCGGAATTAAGATATTTGTTGGCTTTTAATAAAGGATCCAAGGCGTTGGGAGGGATTTCTACGAACTTAGAAATTTCGTCTAGATCTTTCAGAATGACCTTCCCTTCATCGGTCTTATGCATATTTTGAAGGACGAATTTGAGACGAGTCAGCAGTTTAGGAGATAGATCGGATCGATAGCCAATTAAAAGAGAAGGAAGAGAAATAGTCTTCTCGATAATTCTCAGTTGATCCAGGGATTCCTTCGCCTGTTTTGCATAAATGTGCGAATCTACCGCTCCTGCATCCACCTTTCCTTTTTTTACCCAAAGCAAGGTATTGATGTCGTCCCTGCTGAAGATATAGCCCAATTCTCCCATCCCCACCTCATCGGTAACTTTTTTAAGAAGCTTAAGTTTCAGGCCTTTTTCCATCAATAGCCATTTCGGCAACAGATAACCCTCAGCAGAAAGAGGATCTTCAAACGCGATTTTCCTGCCTTGTAAATCCGTTAACTTTTTCATTGCACTATTACTTTTCACAAAAATGACTGAGGGATGCCTATCTGCACCTTGAGAAAGCGCTTGAAGCAGAAACTTCATTCCGCTTAAACGATTGAGTGCAAGTGCCGTAAAAGGATTTCCAAAGTAGATATCCACTTTGTCTTCTTGAATCAATTGTCCGATTTTAATAATATTTTTCTCAACTCTGAGCTTTACTTTGTCCACTTCCTGCATTTGAAGTCTTTGGGCAATATAGTTGGAAAAGGGAAGCAACCTTTTGATTTCGTTACTCGGAGTTGAATTAAGGGTGGCAAGAACCAAGGGATCAGCCTGTGCAAGGGAAACAGGAGAAAGTAGGAAACCGCAACACAGCAAAATAGAAAGGGTAAAGGCCTGTCCGAAATGATTCGCTTTTTTAGACCCCGTATCCATGCCTAAAAGTGTGAGCCTGATCAAAAATGCTGTCAAGAGTTGTCAATGGGATCACTCATGTCGTAAAGCCTGGATAGGATTAAGCTGGGAGGCTTTCTTGGCGGGCCAAAGACCGAAAACAATTCCAATGCCTGCAGAAAACACAAAGGCTAGAATAATGGAGCCTGAAGAAACAATGGCCGCCCAACCCGAGAGTTTGGACATCAGATAGGTCACCGTCCAACCCAGACTCACTCCGATGAGCCCGCCCGTCACACTCACCACCATCGCCTCGATCAGAAATTGCATTAAAATATCACGACGCTTGGCGCCCAAGGCCTTTCTTAAACCAATTTCCCGGGTACGTTCGGTGACAGAAACCAGCATGATATTCATAATTCCAATCCCCCCCACCACCAGTGAAATGGTGGCAATCGAAGCCAATAACCAGGAAAGGGTTTTGCTGGTTTCGGAAAGTGCAGCCTGAATGTCAGCCATGTTTCGCACTTCAAAACTTTTTTGCTGCTGGTTGGGATCCAAACGATATCGCCGTTGCACAAGCTCCTGAATTTCATTTTGGGCCGTATCCAACAGAGAAGCATCCTTTACTTCGATATCGATAGAATCGACATAGTCTTTTCCTAAAAGGCGTCGCATCGCTGTATTGAGGGGAATCACAATCACGTCATCCTGATCTCTAAAACCGTTGGCCCCTTTCTCGGGCAATACACCGATCACCTGAAAAAGCACCTTGTTGATTTTAAAATATTCTCCCAGCGGATTATTGGTTCCGAAGAGTTCGCGCACAATGGTTTTTCCGATCACGGCTACACGGGCGCGTTTTTGATTTTCTTCTTCGTCAAAAAATCTCCCTGATGAAGGCTCTGAGGCACGCATACTCGCATAATCGGGCCCCACCCCCTGAATTTGAGTACTCCAGTTCTTATCCAGATAAACCACCTGCCCCCGACCTGTCACCGAGGGAGAAACACGCGAAACACTTTCCACATTTTGCTTCACATCTCGCGCATCCTCCAGGGTGAGACGGCTGACTGCTGCAGCCCCCAGAGAAACGCCTTGAGTTCGTGCTGCACCCGGACGAAGCACCAATAAATTGGAGCCCAGGGAGGCCAACTGTGTTTCCACCGAACTCTTGGCCCCTGCCCCCAAAGCAAGCATAGCAATGACTGCAGCGACTCCGATGAGAATTCCCAGCATCGATAAAATCGAACGAATTTTATTAGAAACAATAGACCCGAAGGCTTGACGGAAATGTTCGGCCATTTCCTTGAAAAAAGATCCCGAAGAAAATTTTCTACTTTCTTTTCCCCTCTCCCTCGAGGGGAGAGGGCCAGGGAGAGGGTGATGCTCGACCCGCTCATCCGACTGAATTTTTCCATCTCGCATGCGAATAATACGTTTAGTCCTTGCCCCTATTTCGGGCTCATGCGTCACTATAACCACGGTAATGCCCGCTTCATTTAAGCGCGTTAAAATCTGAATAATTTCTTCTTCACTTGCAGAATCCAGATTTCCAGTGGGTTCATCCGCGAAAACCAGGGGAGGATCATTAATGAGGGATCGGGCGATGGCCACCCGCTGTTGCTGCCCTCCCGAAAGCTCGCTGGGTTTATGGTCTAACCTATTCCCTAAACCTACTTGACCTAAAAGTTCCTGGGCATGATCGTCTGAGGCCTGAAAATTGGAATAAATAAGAGGAAGCGCAACATTTTGCAGTGCGGAACGCCTGGCCAAGAGATTAAATTGCTGAAAGATAAAACCGATCGTCCGGCTGCGGAGCAGGGCCAACTCATCTTCGCTCAAATGAGAAACTTCCTCGCCCAAGAGCTTGTAAGATCCTTCATCCGGCACATCCAGCAAACCCAAAATATGCATCAGAGTCGACTTTCCGGAACCGGAAGGCCCCATGATGGCCACGAATTCTCCCTTCTCAATCGTAAGAGTCACACCATCCAAGGCCTTCACAGGGGTATCACCCATCACATAGGTTTTAGAAAGATTGGTGATTTGTATCATGGTGTTGAATTCACTAATGCCGCGGTGTTCCTAACGGTGAGCCCAAGGGACTCGCC encodes:
- a CDS encoding phosphate/phosphite/phosphonate ABC transporter substrate-binding protein translates to MDTGSKKANHFGQAFTLSILLCCGFLLSPVSLAQADPLVLATLNSTPSNEIKRLLPFSNYIAQRLQMQEVDKVKLRVEKNIIKIGQLIQEDKVDIYFGNPFTALALNRLSGMKFLLQALSQGADRHPSVIFVKSNSAMKKLTDLQGRKIAFEDPLSAEGYLLPKWLLMEKGLKLKLLKKVTDEVGMGELGYIFSRDDINTLLWVKKGKVDAGAVDSHIYAKQAKESLDQLRIIEKTISLPSLLIGYRSDLSPKLLTRLKFVLQNMHKTDEGKVILKDLDEISKFVEIPPNALDPLLKANKYLNSEFNFQ
- a CDS encoding ABC transporter permease, coding for MIQITNLSKTYVMGDTPVKALDGVTLTIEKGEFVAIMGPSGSGKSTLMHILGLLDVPDEGSYKLLGEEVSHLSEDELALLRSRTIGFIFQQFNLLARRSALQNVALPLIYSNFQASDDHAQELLGQVGLGNRLDHKPSELSGGQQQRVAIARSLINDPPLVFADEPTGNLDSASEEEIIQILTRLNEAGITVVIVTHEPEIGARTKRIIRMRDGKIQSDERVEHHPLPGPLPSRERGKESRKFSSGSFFKEMAEHFRQAFGSIVSNKIRSILSMLGILIGVAAVIAMLALGAGAKSSVETQLASLGSNLLVLRPGAARTQGVSLGAAAVSRLTLEDARDVKQNVESVSRVSPSVTGRGQVVYLDKNWSTQIQGVGPDYASMRASEPSSGRFFDEEENQKRARVAVIGKTIVRELFGTNNPLGEYFKINKVLFQVIGVLPEKGANGFRDQDDVIVIPLNTAMRRLLGKDYVDSIDIEVKDASLLDTAQNEIQELVQRRYRLDPNQQQKSFEVRNMADIQAALSETSKTLSWLLASIATISLVVGGIGIMNIMLVSVTERTREIGLRKALGAKRRDILMQFLIEAMVVSVTGGLIGVSLGWTVTYLMSKLSGWAAIVSSGSIILAFVFSAGIGIVFGLWPAKKASQLNPIQALRHE